The Marinilabiliales bacterium genomic interval AGCCCACATGAAAATCCTGCCCGTAAAGGTACAGGCCAAGCGTGGCATCGGGTGAGAATGCAGAGGCAACAGTATTCTGCAGTGCCGGGTCTGACGGGTCTTGCAGCACTATCTTTGAACCGTCAACCCTGTTCTGCAGGATTCCCGCCGACAGTCCCATCGAGAGCCTTACATTGCCCCAGGCCGGCAGGTTGTAGGCATATGACCCGTACAGTCCGTTCCGGCTTGTGGGGCCGGTCGCGTCATTGAAAATGTAGCCCCCGAAGCCCATATCCCTCTCCGAGTGAGGACCATAAACACTCAGGCTGTTGGTTTGCGGCGCATCGGGTATGCCTATCCACTGGAACCTGTTATTCAGACGCACCTGGTAATAATTATGCGTTCCCGCCTCGGCAGGGTTGAAAACGTAACTGTTGAACATAAACTGTGTATAAACAGGCAACTGTTGGGCGGTTAACCCTTGTTGCAGGCAGAGAAGCATGAATGCCAC includes:
- a CDS encoding type IX secretion system membrane protein PorP/SprF codes for the protein MRRILRDMVGSGCSLPRKRGLSHILNVTVVAFMLLCLQQGLTAQQLPVYTQFMFNSYVFNPAEAGTHNYYQVRLNNRFQWIGIPDAPQTNSLSVYGPHSERDMGFGGYIFNDATGPTSRNGLYGSYAYNLPAWGNVRLSMGLSAGILQNRVDGSKIVLQDPSDPALQNTVASAFSPDATLGLYLYGQDFHVGFSAHQLFTNKLNLFDEGTGLNRLRAHFYLTGGYRYFVGPDFAIEPSVIVRGSAPTPVQADINLRAHYQDLLWLGVSFRSRDAVSFLVGYTHENRFHFGYSYDMSFSPIRHHNSGSHEIFVGMRFNPVRR